A single region of the Pseudomonas solani genome encodes:
- the fadD1 gene encoding long-chain-fatty-acid--CoA ligase FadD1, with the protein MTENFWKDKYPAGIPAEINADAYPNIQAVLKESCQRFADKPAFSNLGKTITYGELYELSGAFAAYLQQNTDLQPGDRIAVQLPNVLQYPVVVFGALRAGLTVVNTNPLYTAREMEHQFNDSGAKALVCLANMAHLAQDVLPRTGIKHVVVTEVGDMLPALKRLLVNSVVKYVKKMVPAFHLPQAVKLNDALAKGRGKPVKDASPAAGDIAVLQYTGGTTGVAKGAMLTHRNLIANMLQCKALMGANLNEGCEVLITPLPLYHIYAFTFHCMSMMLTGNHNVLISNPRDLPTMVKELGNWKFTGFVGLNTLFVALCNNEDFRKLDFSALKLTLSGGMALQLAAAERWKDVTGCAICEGFGMTETSPVVSVNPFQSIQIGTIGIPVPSTECKVVDDEGNDLAIGAIGELCVKGPQVMKGYWQRQDATDEILSADGWLKTGDIGLIQEDGYMRIVDRKKDMILVSGFNVYPNELEDVLATLPGVLQCAAIGIPDEKSGEAIKVFVVVKPGANLTKDEVMQHMRANVTGYKMPKAVEFRDSLPTTNVGKILRRELRDQELKKLKG; encoded by the coding sequence CTCTACGAGCTGTCCGGCGCCTTCGCGGCCTACCTGCAACAGAACACCGACCTGCAACCGGGCGATCGCATCGCCGTGCAGCTGCCGAACGTGCTGCAGTACCCCGTGGTGGTCTTCGGTGCCCTGCGCGCCGGCCTCACCGTGGTCAACACCAACCCGCTGTACACCGCGCGGGAGATGGAGCACCAGTTCAACGACTCCGGCGCCAAGGCCCTGGTCTGCCTGGCCAACATGGCCCACCTGGCCCAGGACGTACTGCCGCGCACCGGCATAAAGCACGTCGTGGTCACCGAAGTCGGCGACATGCTGCCGGCGCTCAAGCGCCTGCTGGTCAACAGCGTCGTCAAGTACGTGAAGAAGATGGTCCCGGCCTTCCACCTGCCCCAGGCGGTGAAGCTCAACGATGCCCTGGCCAAGGGCCGTGGCAAGCCGGTCAAGGATGCCTCCCCGGCAGCGGGCGACATCGCCGTGCTGCAGTACACCGGCGGCACCACGGGCGTGGCCAAGGGCGCGATGCTCACCCACCGCAACCTGATCGCCAACATGCTGCAGTGCAAGGCACTGATGGGCGCCAACCTCAATGAAGGTTGCGAAGTGCTGATCACGCCGCTGCCGCTGTACCACATCTACGCCTTCACCTTCCATTGCATGTCCATGATGCTGACCGGCAACCACAACGTGCTGATCAGCAACCCGCGTGACCTGCCGACCATGGTCAAGGAACTGGGCAACTGGAAGTTCACCGGCTTCGTCGGCCTCAACACCCTGTTCGTCGCCCTGTGCAACAACGAGGACTTCCGCAAGCTCGATTTCTCCGCCCTGAAGCTGACCCTGTCCGGCGGCATGGCCCTGCAACTGGCCGCGGCCGAGCGCTGGAAAGACGTCACCGGTTGCGCCATCTGCGAAGGCTTCGGCATGACCGAAACCAGCCCGGTGGTGTCGGTGAACCCGTTCCAGAGCATCCAGATCGGCACCATCGGCATCCCGGTCCCCTCGACCGAGTGCAAGGTGGTCGACGACGAGGGCAACGACCTCGCCATCGGCGCCATCGGTGAGCTCTGCGTCAAGGGCCCGCAGGTGATGAAGGGCTACTGGCAGCGCCAGGACGCCACCGACGAGATCCTCTCGGCGGACGGCTGGCTGAAGACCGGCGACATCGGCCTGATCCAGGAAGACGGCTACATGCGCATCGTCGACCGCAAGAAGGACATGATCCTGGTCTCCGGTTTCAACGTGTACCCGAACGAGCTCGAAGACGTGCTCGCCACCCTGCCGGGCGTGCTGCAATGCGCCGCCATCGGCATCCCGGACGAGAAATCCGGCGAGGCGATCAAGGTCTTCGTGGTGGTCAAGCCGGGCGCCAACCTGACCAAGGACGAGGTGATGCAGCACATGCGCGCCAACGTCACCGGTTACAAGATGCCCAAGGCCGTCGAGTTCCGTGACAGCCTGCCGACCACCAACGTCGGCAAGATCCTGCGCCGTGAACTGCGTGACCAGGAACTGAAGAAGCTCAAGGGCTGA